The proteins below come from a single Garra rufa chromosome 25, GarRuf1.0, whole genome shotgun sequence genomic window:
- the gdpgp1 gene encoding GDP-D-glucose phosphorylase 1, which translates to MVDCSVFTYTNKDFISDVSSGQQTRSRFDIALRSGWTEKRNAGLFRYHLHDLETRILPGYIAQLNILRGIERRKPQEILSIRQNFDPKQFNFNKINPKELLFELQKESESSCDARCHPNTKRKCKVIINVSPLEFGHCLLVPEPDRCQPQILTPLAVQMGIETVLLSADPGFRVGFNSLGGFASVNHLHLHGYYLNHQLRIETSPAEPILPKKHLYCLLDFPVGFLFYTQSSTLDLIVNAVCSLTDIMVDRNIAHNLFITRGCPPLSERDTSLSRNGVRVIVWPRQSSFGAKEESAFNVALCELAGHLPFKNKEDFETATEDGVQDIIRKYLLPQEEFSELQKHVMKCL; encoded by the coding sequence ATGGTTGACTGTAGCGTTTTCACCTACACTAACAAGGACTTTATAAGTGATGTTTCTTCCGGACAGCAAACCAGGTCGCGATTTGACATCGCGCTGCGGTCCGGATGGACTGAGAAGAGAAACGCGGGTCTGTTCCGGTACCACCTGCACGATCTGGAGACGCGGATCCTCCCCGGCTACATCGCTCAGCTAAACATCCTGAGAGGCATCGAGAGACGAAAACCTCAGGAGATTCTGAGCATCAGGCAGAACTTTGACCCGAAGCAGTTCAATTTCAACAAGATCAACCCAAAAGAGCTGCTGTTTGAGTTACAGAAAGAAAGTGAAAGCTCTTGTGACGCTAGATGCCATCCGAATACAAAACGGAAGTGCAAAGTCATAATAAACGTAAGTCCGTTGGAATTCGGTCACTGTCTGCTTGTGCCAGAACCGGACAGATGTCAACCACAGATATTAACGCCTTTGGCGGTTCAGATGGGGATAGAAACGGTTCTCCTAAGCGCTGATCCAGGATTCAGAGTTGGTTTTAACAGCCTGGGAGGTTTTGCTTCTGTCAACCATCTCCATCTTCACGGCTATTACCTAAATCACCAACTGAGGATTGAAACCTCCCCAGCTGAACCAATCCTGCCTAAAAAACACTTGTATTGTCTTCTGGACTTCCCCGTAGGTTTTCTGTTCTACACCCAGAGTTCAACCCTGGATTTGATTGTCAATGCAGTATGTAGTCTTACGGATATTATGGTTGATAGGAATATCGCACACAACCTCTTTATCACTCGAGGTTGTCCTCCACTGAGTGAACGTGACACGTCTTTGTCCCGAAATGGGGTGAGGGTTATCGTATGGCCCCGGCAGTCCAGTTTTGGGGCCAAAGAAGAGTCTGCTTTCAACGTTGCCCTGTGTGAGCTCGCCGGACACCTTCCCTTCAAAAACAAAGAAGACTTTGAGACAGCCACTGAGGACGGAGTACAAGACATCATCCGGAAATATTTGCTGCCACAAGAAGAGTTCAGTGAATTGCAAAAGCATGTCATGAAATGTTTATAG
- the LOC141301332 gene encoding protein unc-45 homolog A-like, with amino-acid sequence MYSANFGLKKILEVAGTIPEMEGGPPLTDNTPMSCSVLLNKLYDDLINDKERENFNKLCEEYVQHHFGSSDMESKLRAIQTVSVLLQGPSDVGNRTLELSGIMEAVISLCASENITHQQVAVEALIHAAGKAKRASFITANGVALLKDLYKKSENDRIRVRALVGLCKLGSAGGTDFSMKQFAEGSTLKLAKQCRKWLCNESLPPTSRRWAIEGLAYLTLDADVKEDLVEDKKALQAMFELAKSEDKTVLYAVGSTLVNCTNSYDVEKPDPQMVELAKYAKQHVPEEHPKDAQSFVEKRVVKLLEAGVVSALVCMVKQESPALTEACRECIARVILALVERQEDRGLVVAQGGGKALLPLVSESTDRGKIKAAQALAKITITSNPEIAFPGERVYEVVRPLVSLLALDCTMLQNFEALMALTNLAGISERLRQKIIKEKAVPKIEGYMFEEHDMVRAASTECMCNLALSTEVQKSYLATESDRLKLLVLYSGEDDERLRKAASGTLAVLTGEMPELCTRIPDTTSHWLEIFQALLLSESQELRHRGVVIIMNLMQADKSLSEKLMESEALEILSVLAKGDDPKQASVQKAAQRCLDLAIEYGLIRSNEDGVNGNTM; translated from the exons ATGTACAGTgccaattttg GGCTGAAAAAGATTCTAGAAGTAGCAGGAACTATTCCTGAGATGGAGGGTGGGCCGCCGCTCACGGACAACACTCCTATGAGCTGCTCCGTTCTACTTAATAAGCTTTACGATGACCTAATAAATGATAAAGAGAGAGAAAACTTCAACAAGCTCTGTGAGGAATATGTCCA GCATCACTTTGGCAGCTCAGATATGGAGAGTAAACTACGAGCGATACAGACGGTCTCTGTACTGCTGCAGGGTCCCAGTGATGTTGGAAATCGCACCCTGGAGCTAAGCGGTATCATGGAAGCAGTCATTTCCCTTTGTGCGTCCGAAAACATCACtcaccagcaggtggcagtagaGGCGCTCATTCACGCTGCTGGAAAAGCCAAGAGAGCGTCGTTCATCACAGCCAATGGAGTGGCTCTGCTGAAAGACCTCTACAAGAAGAGCGAAAATGACCGAATACGTGTGCGAGCACTGGTG GGGTTGTGCAAACTTGGCTCTGCTGGAGGCACCGATTTCAGCATGAAGCAGTTTGCAGAAGGTTCAACGCTTAAACTTGCTAAGCAGTGCAGGAA GTGGCTCTGCAACGAATCTCTTCCCCCAACATCCCGGCGATGGGCCATCGAGGGTCTGGCCTACCTCACGCTGGACGCCGATGTGAAAGAAGACCTGGTGGAGGATAAGAAAGCCCTTCAGGCCATGTTTGAGCTGGCTAAG TCTGAAGACAAAACGGTGTTATATGCAGTTGGATCGACGCTGGTTAACTGCACCAACAGCTATGATGTGGAGAAGCCAGACCCACAGATGGTGGAACTGGCTAAATATGCTAAACAACACGTACCCGAGGAGCATCCAAAG GATGCCCAGTCATTTGTAGAGAAGAGGGTGGTGAAGCTCTTGGAGGCCGGGGTGGTGTCAGCATTAGTTTGTATGGTGAAACAAGAGAGTCCCGCGCTCACAGAGGCCTGCAGAGAGTGTATCGCCAG GGTGATTTTGGCTCTGGTAGAGAGACAGGAGGACAGAGGGTTAGTTGTTGCACAAGGTGGAGGAAAA GCCTTGCTACCGCTGGTTTCTGAAAGCACAGATCGGGGTAAGATCAAAGCGGCGCAAGCTTTGGCCAAGATCACCATCACATCCAACCCTGAGATTGCATTTCCAGGCGAGAGG GTCTACGAGGTGGTAAGACCCCTAGTCAGTCTTTTGGCACTCGACTGCACGATGCTACAGAACTTCGAGGCTCTTATGGCCCTCACCAACCTGGCTGGCATCAGTGAGAGACTCAG GCAAAAGATCATTAAGGAGAAAGCCGTGCCGAAAATAGAGGGCTATATGTTTGAGGAGCATGACATGGTCCGTGCTGCTTCCACGGAGTGCATGTGCAATCTGGCCTTAAGCACCGAG GTGCAGAAGAGTTACTTGGCTACAGAGAGTGACCGTCTTAAGCTGCTGGTGCTCTACAGCGGTGAAGACGATGAGCGATTGAGGAAGGCCGCGTCAGGCACGCTGGCCGTGCTGACCGGAGAGATGCCTGAGCTTTGTACACGTATTCCTGACACA ACGAGCCACTGGCTGGAGATCTTCCAGGCTTTGCTGCTCAGCGAAAGTCAGGAACTGCGGCATCGTGGCGTAGTCATCATAATGAACCTCATGCAGGCCGACAAAAGTCTATCTGAGAAACTGATGGAGAGTGAGGCGCTGGAGATCCTCTCTGTCCTGGCTAAAGGAGACGATCCCAAACAGGCCTCCGTTCAGAAAGCTGCACAGCGCTGTTTGGATCTGGCTATTGAGTACGGCCTCATTCGGAGCAACGAGGACGGCGTTAATGGTAATACCATGTGA